A genomic region of Miscanthus floridulus cultivar M001 chromosome 3, ASM1932011v1, whole genome shotgun sequence contains the following coding sequences:
- the LOC136546617 gene encoding uncharacterized protein: MAKSCKGLAMELVKCLSETDCVKVQKRPYKECAGEKVPNITSECVGLRETYFNCKRGQVDMRARIRGNKGY, encoded by the exons ATGGCGAAGTCGTGCAAGGGGTTGGCCATGGAGCTCGTCAAGTGTCTCAGCGAGACCGACTGCGTCAAG GTGCAGAAAAGGCCGTACAAGGAGTGCGCCGGGGAGAAGGTGCCCAACATTACCAGCGAGTGCGTTGGCCTGCGGGAGACCTACTTCAACTGTAAGAGGGGCCAG GTTGACATGCGGGCCCGTATACGCGGGAACAAGGGATACTAG